The Natrinema saccharevitans genome includes the window TTCGGGGCATACTGACCTACCGTTGCCCGTTCCTTCCTCCAGTTTGGCACTGGCAGTCCTCCTAATGTACCCAACCACCGCTAGGTGTTGCTGGCAATTAGGAGTGCGGGTCTCGCTCGTTGCCTGACTTAACAGGACGCCTCACGGTACGAGCTGACGGCGGCCATGCACCTCCTCTCAATGGCTCCGGTAAGGTCATCAACCTGACCTTCACTGCACATTGTCGATGCTGGTGAGATGTCCGGCGTTGAGTCCAATTAAACCGCAGGCTCCTCCGGTTGTAGTGCTCCCCCGCCAATTCCTTTAAGTTTCATCCTTGCGGACGTACTTCCCAGGCGGTCTGCTTCGCGGCTTCCCTGCGGCACAGCACAGGCTCGTAGCCTGTGCCACACCTAGCAGACATCGTTTACAGCTCGGACTACCCGGGTATCTAATCCGGTTCGTGACCCGAGCTTTCGTCCCTCACCGTCGGATCCGTCTTCCAGAGGCGCTTTCGCCACCGGTGGTCCGTCCAGGATTACGGGATTTCACTCCTACCCCGGACGTACCCCTCTGGTCTTCCGGTCCCAAGCCGTGCAGTTTCCACCGGACGCCCGCGCGTTGAGCGCGCGGATTTCCCGATGGACTTGCACGGCCAGCTACGGACGCTTTAGGCCCAATAATAGCGGTCATCACTCGTGCTGCCGGTATTACCGCGGCGGCTGGCACCGGTCTTGCCCAGCACTTATTCCGCGACCTCCTTACGGTCGCAAAAAGCGAGGACTATATGCCCTCGCACTTGGAGTCCCCCTATCGCACTCGCGTGCAGTGTAAAGGTTTCGCGCCTGCTGCGCCCCGTAGGGCCCGGTATCTTGTCTCAGATACCGTCTCCGGGCTCTTGCTCTCACAACCCGTACCGATTATGGGCACGGTGGGCCGTTACCCCACCGTCTACCTAATCGGCCGCAGCCACATCCTATGGCGCCGGAGCGTTTCGGATTCACACCACTCCAGGTCGTGAATCGTATCCCGAATTAGCCTCAGTTTCCCGAGGTTATTCGGATCCATAGGGTAGTTTGGCCACGTGTTACTGAGCTATCTGCTACGAGTCTGAACTCGTGCAACTAGCATGGCTAAATCGGACTCCAATAGCAATGACCTCCGGCAGGATCAACCGGAATGCTATTTGATCTCCCCAGTTGGGGAGGGTCTGTTGGCGGTGAATGTTGGTACACACTCACACATGGGTCCACGTTCGCTGACGCCGGTCGTGTGACCGATCGGGCGTCACCGAACTACCAAGGCTAACATCAGATCCCATCTGTACGGCGGACCGCAGGGGTGGAATCCTCATTTCCTTCGGACGTATTCGTACACCGTCTGGGGTACATAACCCCTTCGGGTTCGAACCATCCGAGATGACGGACCGAGTTGAACGGCCCGTCAATCACGTCGTCTTTCGCGTCCGTATCCGAGTACCCTCATACTTATAAGGACATCGGATCATGGCCACGCCGGAAACAACAGCCGGCAGGGATTTCCGCGTGTTATTCTGGACTGACCTGAAGTGAATAAGGCCATCATCCTCTGACGCCGACCGCTCGGTGTCAGCCACGGGAATCCGAATGCCCTCGAGCGAACGGATTGTGCGCTCGACAAGGGTGGATACGTATACTTCTTCCGTGCCGGAATACGGCCGGAAGACGCGGCGGCGAGCGCCGCGTTGTTCGCATTACTGTCGAAGCCGGGTGAACATATAAGGCCGTCGTCTCGAGGAAGCAGTGGGCTACGTTGGACAGTCACGCGGGCAGTCGTATTCGTAGGGTGTAAACGGCGGGCAAGCGATGGCGCTACGGCCGAGCGCGGCAGCTGTCGGCGGCGGTTGCGTCACTCGCGCGTCGAACGGTCCGACCCGATCAGCGAGTGAGCGATCCGTCTACAGCCGAGATAGAGATCACGGAGAACGGGCAGTCCGTCGTAGAGCCACACGAGGAACGCGATCCCGGCGAGACCGAACTGGATCCAGACGTACGTCGACACGTCACCGGCGAGCAGCGTCCGTACGTACCGCCCGAACAGCAACTCGAACGCCCCCAAGAACCCCCGCCCGGCGGAGTCCCCGGGAACGACGGCGATCGGCCAGAGTACGATTTCGACGTAAAGAACCCGCTCACTGGCGTAGGAGTATAGAATGTCGCTCGGGAGATGCAAGAGGTACCCGATCGGGAACGCGAGCGCGATCCGGGCTCGGCCGACACGGCGAGCGATCGTTCCGACGAGGATCGAGAGAGGGACGGCGAAGAACAGCGAGTGTCCGATCGCATAGCCGGCCTCGAAGACGCCGAACTCCCACGCGAGCGGTTTGTCGATCAGGTCCGGCAGGACCGACGCGAAGACGACGGCGAAGGCGTCGGGTCCACCGGGAGCGGTCCGGAAGACGAGGTGACAGATCAGCGAATACGAGAGATAACCGATTATCGCGTGTTCCCACGGCCACATTGGCCGGACGGTAGCGCGGGCGGCGAATAGTTATACGGCCCCTGCACGTCCGGAATCCCGGGACGGTGAGAACCGGGCCGGCCGACGGCTCGCGACTCAAGCGGCGACGCGACGGGTCGAGAAAGGTGATATTACCGGGTACGTCGTGGGGTGGTACGGTCGGATCTGAATTTAGTCGCGCGCCCGTGCGAGCGTGTGAACACCGATATAATTTAGCACCTGTGATCGTACGGTGGCACATGGATCGATCGGGATTCGTCAAACTCGCGGTCATCGCGCTGGGCCTCGTGGTCTTGAGTTTCTTCGTCCGGGGGATCAGTCGGGTCGTCCTCAGCGTGGAGACGGCCGAACTGCTGCAGGCGCCGCTCGCGCTCGTCGGCTTCGTCCTCCTCGTCTACCTCTTCGTGCGGGCGACTCTGGATTACGTCGGGATCTGGGAGGTCGAGAACCCCGACGCGTGAGACGATCACGAGCCCGTGGACCGACGGACGACAGGAGATGCAGTTCGTCGAGAGGGTGACGGCCCGCGAGCGGCCGTTCGGAAGGAAACCGTTTTTCGCCCACCCGACGAACTCGACCGTATGACAATCGATGTGCAGTCCATCGCCGATCTCGGGCCGGACGATCGCGGTGCCTTCTTCGAGCGCGACGCCGGTATCGAGGCAGTCAGAGATGACGTCCGCGGGATCGTCGACCGGATTCGAACCGAGGGCGACGTCGCCGTCCGCGAGTTCACCAGCGAGTTCGACGGGGTCGAAGTCGGAAACCTCGAGATCACCGACGACTGCGAACGAGCCTACGACGAGATCGACGACGGGATTCGAGCGGCAATCGAGACGGCCGCCACGAACGTCCGCGAGTTCCACGAGGCACAGTTGCCCGAGGACTGGCGACGCGAGTTCGACGCCGGCCGGGAGCTGGGCCGACGATTCCGTCCGCTCGAGCGGGTCGGGGTCTACGTTCCCGGCGGGTCGGCGGCCTACCCCTCGAGCGCGATCATGGGGGTCGTACCGGCGGTCGTGGCCGGCGTCGATCACGTCTCGGTCGTGACGCCGCCGGCCGACGACGTGAACCCGGTAACGCTGGCTGCGATCCACGCCGCGGGCGCGGACGCGGTTTACAGCGTCGGCGGCGCACAGGCGATCGCGGGACTGGCCTACGGGACCGAGACGATCACGAGCGTCCAGAAGATCGTCGGGCCGGGCAACAAGTGGGTAACGGCGGCCAAGGCCGAGGTCCGGGGCGACGTCGAGATCGACTTTCTCGCGGGACCGAGCGAGGTGGTCGTGGTGGCCGACGAGACTGCTGACCCGGACCTCGTCGCCGCGGAACTGCTCGCACAGGCGGAACACGATCCGAACGCCTCGGTCGTGGCGGTCACCGACGACGAGGCCACCGCCGAGGCAGTGGCGGCGACCGTGGACGAACGCGCGGGCGAGCGCGAGCGCGAGGACGTGATCCGGACGGCGCTCGCGAACGACGCCAGCGGCGTATTATGCGCTCGATCGATGAGCGAGACGATCCTCTTCACCGAGGAGTACGCGCCCGAACACCTCTCGATCATCGCCGCCGACGACGAGTCGCTGCTCGAGCGAATCGACAGCGCGGGCAGCGTCTTCCTCGGGCCGAACACGCCCGTGGCGGCCGGCGACTACGCCAGCGGGACGAACCACGTGCTGCCGACGAACGGCGGAGCGCGCGTCAGCGGCGGGCTCTCCGTCGAGACGTTCCTCCGGTCGACGACGGTCCAACGCCTCTCCGGCGAGGGGCTGGCCGACCTCGGCGAGACGATCACCACGCTCGCCGACGCCGAGGGCCTCGAGGCCCACGCCGAGAGCGTTCGGACCCGCCTCGAAGACGACGCGGGCGACTAGAGCACACCGCCACGAGTCGTAGCGTCCGGAACGCTGAGCTGGTTTTACGTGGCTGGGGGTTCGAAGTAGGAACCGAGATGAAACCGCGTGTCGACCCGCTGGACGAGCGCGTCCTCGAGCGCAACTACGACTACGCACAGCGAAACGTGCGGGTCCTCTCGTTGTGGTACGACTGCGACGTAGAGCGGATGCTCGAGTTGCTCGCGGAACACGACATCGAACTCTCGCGCAACGACAGGCGTCAATTCGGCACGTGGTATCGCTCGCTCCGGCGGGCGAGCTGTTAGTCACTTGCCGCGCCGACATAACCGGAATAAGCTAGTTCGTTCGGCTCGACACGGCGTCACAGTTAACATCGTCGCGCCGAAAGGGAGTGGTATGAGTACGGACAGTATGGACGGTGGGACCGCGGAGACGCAACCGGAGATCGAAGTCACGGAAGACGCCGCCGAGCAGGCTCTCTCGCTGCT containing:
- the hisD gene encoding histidinol dehydrogenase, which produces MTIDVQSIADLGPDDRGAFFERDAGIEAVRDDVRGIVDRIRTEGDVAVREFTSEFDGVEVGNLEITDDCERAYDEIDDGIRAAIETAATNVREFHEAQLPEDWRREFDAGRELGRRFRPLERVGVYVPGGSAAYPSSAIMGVVPAVVAGVDHVSVVTPPADDVNPVTLAAIHAAGADAVYSVGGAQAIAGLAYGTETITSVQKIVGPGNKWVTAAKAEVRGDVEIDFLAGPSEVVVVADETADPDLVAAELLAQAEHDPNASVVAVTDDEATAEAVAATVDERAGEREREDVIRTALANDASGVLCARSMSETILFTEEYAPEHLSIIAADDESLLERIDSAGSVFLGPNTPVAAGDYASGTNHVLPTNGGARVSGGLSVETFLRSTTVQRLSGEGLADLGETITTLADAEGLEAHAESVRTRLEDDAGD
- a CDS encoding metal-dependent hydrolase translates to MWPWEHAIIGYLSYSLICHLVFRTAPGGPDAFAVVFASVLPDLIDKPLAWEFGVFEAGYAIGHSLFFAVPLSILVGTIARRVGRARIALAFPIGYLLHLPSDILYSYASERVLYVEIVLWPIAVVPGDSAGRGFLGAFELLFGRYVRTLLAGDVSTYVWIQFGLAGIAFLVWLYDGLPVLRDLYLGCRRIAHSLIGSDRSTRE